In Pseudomonas nunensis, a single window of DNA contains:
- a CDS encoding FadR/GntR family transcriptional regulator, giving the protein MDYRKPSDRKSMHSRIVQELGMQIVSGRFKPDDKLPAEALLCEEYAVSRPVLREATRVLVAKGLVYSRPRVGTVVKARKEWHMLDPDVLHWLMQSSPQNEFFGLLTSVRSIIEPAAAALAAQYATDADIASIGEAYQRMEAAPTPEALLQPDLDFHSRIADATHNDLLANLCNMLAVAIAEALKHSNQRPNLHELALPRHKAILTAIENRDALGARHATLVQLDDARSALNVVLGADPTNNH; this is encoded by the coding sequence ATGGATTACCGCAAACCCTCCGACCGCAAAAGCATGCATTCGCGCATCGTCCAGGAATTGGGCATGCAGATCGTCTCCGGACGCTTCAAGCCCGACGACAAACTGCCCGCCGAAGCCCTGTTGTGCGAAGAGTACGCGGTCAGTCGGCCGGTGCTGCGCGAAGCCACGCGCGTGCTGGTTGCCAAGGGCCTGGTGTATTCCCGGCCGCGGGTCGGCACGGTGGTCAAGGCGCGCAAGGAATGGCACATGCTCGACCCGGACGTGTTGCATTGGTTGATGCAAAGCAGTCCGCAGAATGAGTTCTTCGGCCTGCTGACCAGCGTGCGCAGCATCATCGAACCGGCCGCCGCCGCCCTCGCCGCGCAGTACGCCACCGACGCCGACATCGCCTCCATCGGCGAAGCCTACCAACGGATGGAAGCCGCGCCGACCCCGGAAGCGCTGTTGCAACCGGACCTGGACTTCCACAGCCGCATCGCCGATGCGACCCACAACGACTTGCTGGCCAACCTGTGCAACATGCTCGCGGTGGCGATTGCCGAGGCGTTGAAGCATTCCAACCAGCGACCGAACCTGCATGAACTCGCGCTGCCACGGCACAAGGCGATCCTCACCGCCATCGAGAATCGCGATGCACTGGGCGCTCGGCATGCGACGCTGGTGCAACTGGATGATGCGCGCAGTGCGCTGAATGTCGTGCTCGGCGCAGATCCCACCAACAACCACTAA
- a CDS encoding IlvD/Edd family dehydratase produces the protein MSDKKPTLRSAQWFGTADKNGFMYRSWMKNQGIADHQFHGKPIIGICNTWSELTPCNAHFRQIAEHVKRGVIEAGGFPVEFPVFSNGESNLRPTAMLTRNLASMDVEEAIRGNPIDGVVLLTGCDKTTPALLMGAASCDVPAIVVTGGPMLNGKHKGQDIGSGTVVWQLSEQVKAGTITIDDFLAAEGGMSRSAGTCNTMGTASTMACMAEALGTSLPHNAAIPAVDARRYVLAHMSGMRAVEMVREDLRLSKILTKEAFENAIRVNAAIGGSTNAVIHLKAIAGRIGVELDLDDWTRIGRGMPTIVDLQPSGRFLMEEFYYAGGLPAVLRRLGEANLIPHPNALTVNGKSLGENTKDAPIYGQDEVIRTLDNPIRADGGICVLRGNLAPLGAVLKPSAASAELMQHRGRAVVFENFDMYKARINDPELDVDANSILVMKNCGPKGYPGMAEVGNMGLPAKLLAQGVTDMVRISDARMSGTAYGTVVLHVAPEAAAGGPLAVVQEGDFIELDCASGRLHLDIPDVELAARMADLVPPKQLIVGGYRQLYIDHVLQADQGCDFDFLVGCRGSEVPRHSH, from the coding sequence ATGTCTGATAAGAAACCCACCCTGCGCTCCGCCCAATGGTTTGGCACGGCCGACAAGAACGGCTTCATGTACCGCAGCTGGATGAAGAATCAGGGCATCGCCGACCACCAGTTCCACGGCAAACCGATCATCGGTATCTGCAACACCTGGTCGGAACTGACCCCGTGCAATGCGCATTTCCGCCAGATTGCCGAGCACGTCAAACGCGGTGTGATCGAGGCCGGTGGCTTCCCGGTGGAATTCCCGGTGTTCTCCAATGGCGAATCGAACCTGCGCCCGACCGCCATGCTCACTCGCAACCTGGCGAGCATGGACGTTGAAGAAGCGATTCGCGGCAACCCGATTGACGGCGTAGTGCTGCTGACCGGTTGCGACAAAACCACCCCGGCACTGTTGATGGGTGCGGCCAGTTGCGACGTGCCGGCGATCGTCGTCACCGGCGGGCCGATGCTCAACGGCAAGCACAAAGGCCAGGACATCGGCTCGGGCACCGTGGTCTGGCAGCTCAGCGAACAAGTGAAAGCAGGCACGATCACCATCGACGATTTCCTCGCGGCCGAGGGCGGCATGTCCCGCTCGGCCGGCACCTGTAACACCATGGGCACCGCATCGACCATGGCCTGTATGGCTGAAGCACTGGGCACGTCCCTGCCCCACAACGCGGCAATTCCGGCGGTGGATGCGCGGCGTTATGTGTTGGCGCACATGTCCGGCATGCGCGCAGTGGAGATGGTGCGCGAAGACTTGCGGCTGTCGAAGATCCTGACCAAGGAAGCGTTTGAAAACGCCATCCGGGTCAACGCGGCGATTGGCGGTTCGACCAACGCAGTGATTCACTTGAAAGCCATTGCCGGGCGCATTGGTGTCGAGTTGGATCTGGATGATTGGACGCGCATCGGTCGCGGCATGCCGACCATCGTCGACCTGCAACCGTCCGGGCGTTTCCTGATGGAAGAGTTCTACTACGCCGGTGGTTTGCCGGCGGTGTTGCGTCGCCTCGGCGAAGCCAATCTGATTCCGCATCCGAACGCCTTGACCGTCAACGGCAAGAGCCTCGGCGAGAACACCAAGGACGCGCCGATCTATGGCCAGGACGAAGTGATCCGCACCCTCGACAACCCGATCCGTGCCGATGGAGGCATCTGCGTGTTGCGCGGCAACCTCGCGCCACTCGGCGCCGTACTGAAACCGTCCGCCGCCAGTGCCGAACTGATGCAACACCGTGGCCGTGCGGTGGTGTTCGAGAACTTCGACATGTACAAGGCTCGGATCAACGACCCGGAACTGGACGTGGATGCGAACTCGATTCTGGTGATGAAAAACTGCGGGCCGAAGGGTTATCCGGGCATGGCTGAAGTCGGCAATATGGGTTTGCCAGCCAAGCTGCTGGCTCAGGGCGTGACTGACATGGTGCGGATTTCCGATGCGCGCATGAGCGGCACCGCGTACGGCACGGTGGTCTTGCACGTCGCGCCGGAAGCCGCAGCCGGCGGGCCTTTGGCGGTGGTGCAGGAAGGTGACTTCATTGAGCTTGATTGCGCCAGCGGGCGTCTGCACCTGGACATCCCCGACGTCGAACTGGCGGCGCGGATGGCTGACCTGGTACCACCGAAGCAACTGATCGTGGGCGGCTATCGTCAGCTGTACATTGACCATGTGCTGCAAGCGGATCAGGGCTGCGACTTTGACTTCCTGGTCGGCTGCCGCGGCTCCGAAGTACCGCGCCATTCTCACTAA
- a CDS encoding glutathione S-transferase: MTTLYSFRRCPYAMRARMALRYSGVEVQIVEVSLKAKPAEMLALSSKGTVPVLEVEGRVIDESLAIMRWALAQHDPEDWLLKDDPAAQQRIAELIEENDKVFKVHLNRYKYAERYAEQPMEHYRAEGEVFLRKLDELLEGRDYLLAEHLSLADVALMPFVRQFAHVDREWFGQTPYARLQVWLQRLLESDLFTGVMQK, from the coding sequence ATGACTACGCTCTACTCCTTCCGCCGCTGCCCCTACGCCATGCGTGCGCGCATGGCGCTGCGTTATTCAGGGGTTGAAGTGCAGATTGTCGAAGTCAGCCTCAAGGCCAAGCCCGCCGAAATGCTCGCGCTGTCGAGCAAGGGCACGGTGCCAGTGCTGGAGGTTGAGGGTCGGGTGATTGATGAAAGCCTGGCGATCATGCGCTGGGCCCTGGCACAGCACGATCCTGAGGATTGGTTGCTCAAGGACGATCCTGCCGCGCAGCAACGTATCGCTGAACTGATCGAAGAAAACGATAAGGTGTTCAAGGTGCATTTGAATCGCTACAAATACGCCGAGCGTTATGCCGAGCAGCCGATGGAACATTATCGAGCCGAGGGTGAGGTGTTTTTGCGCAAGCTGGATGAGTTGTTGGAGGGGCGGGATTATTTGCTCGCCGAGCACCTGAGCCTGGCGGACGTGGCATTGATGCCGTTCGTGCGACAGTTTGCGCATGTGGATCGGGAGTGGTTCGGGCAGACGCCGTATGCGCGGTTGCAGGTGTGGCTTCAGCGGTTGTTGGAGTCCGATCTTTTTACCGGCGTCATGCAAAAGTAA
- a CDS encoding MFS transporter, whose amino-acid sequence MSQELRLIRRITLKLIPFLILLYLIAYVDRSAVGFAKLHMGADIGIGDAAYGLGAGLFFIGYFLLEIPSNLMLERFGARRWFARIMITWGAITIGMAFVQGPHSFYVMRFLLGAAEAGFFPGVLYYITQWFPVRHRGKILGLFILSQPIAMMITGPVSGGLLGMDGTLGLHGWQWLFIVIGTPAILLTWPVLRWLPDGPKQVKWMDQAEKDWLTGELKKDLEEYGQTRYGNPLHALKDKRVLLLALFYLPVTLSIYGLGLWLPTLIKQFGGTDLVTGFVSSVPYIFGIIGLLIVPRSSDRLNDRYGHLAVLYVLGAIGLFLSAWLTLPVLQLAALCLVAFALFSCTAVFWTLPGRFFAGASAAAGIALINSVGNLGGYIGPFVIGALKEYTGNLASGLYFLSGVMVFGLVLTGVVYRLLERKHVLPADQFAASARGATRT is encoded by the coding sequence ATGAGCCAGGAATTGCGGCTTATTCGTCGCATCACGTTGAAACTGATTCCCTTCCTGATCCTGCTGTACCTGATCGCCTATGTGGATCGCTCCGCGGTCGGCTTCGCCAAGCTGCACATGGGCGCGGACATCGGTATCGGTGATGCAGCCTACGGCCTCGGTGCCGGGCTGTTCTTCATTGGCTACTTCCTGCTGGAAATCCCCAGCAACCTGATGCTCGAACGCTTCGGCGCCCGCCGCTGGTTCGCGCGGATCATGATCACCTGGGGCGCGATCACCATCGGCATGGCCTTCGTCCAGGGCCCGCACAGCTTCTATGTGATGCGCTTCCTGCTCGGCGCCGCCGAAGCCGGGTTCTTCCCGGGCGTTCTGTACTACATCACCCAATGGTTTCCGGTGCGCCATCGCGGCAAGATCCTTGGGCTGTTCATACTTTCGCAACCGATCGCAATGATGATCACCGGCCCGGTGTCCGGCGGTTTGCTCGGCATGGACGGCACCCTCGGCCTGCACGGCTGGCAGTGGTTGTTCATCGTCATCGGCACTCCGGCGATCCTGCTGACCTGGCCGGTGCTGCGCTGGTTGCCCGACGGTCCGAAACAAGTGAAGTGGATGGACCAGGCCGAGAAGGACTGGCTGACCGGCGAGCTGAAAAAAGACCTCGAAGAATATGGCCAGACTCGTTACGGCAATCCGTTGCACGCGCTGAAAGACAAACGCGTCCTGCTGCTGGCGCTGTTCTATCTGCCGGTAACGTTGAGCATCTATGGTTTGGGCTTGTGGCTGCCGACTTTGATCAAGCAGTTCGGCGGCACCGACCTGGTGACCGGTTTCGTGTCCTCGGTGCCGTATATCTTCGGGATCATCGGTTTGCTGATCGTGCCGCGCAGTTCTGATCGCTTGAATGATCGCTACGGCCATTTGGCGGTGCTCTATGTGCTGGGCGCGATTGGCCTGTTCCTCAGCGCCTGGCTGACGCTGCCGGTGCTGCAACTGGCGGCGTTGTGCCTAGTGGCGTTTGCGTTGTTTTCCTGCACGGCGGTGTTCTGGACCTTGCCGGGACGCTTCTTTGCCGGCGCCAGTGCGGCGGCGGGGATTGCCCTGATCAACTCGGTGGGCAACCTCGGCGGCTATATCGGGCCGTTCGTGATTGGTGCGTTGAAGGAATACACCGGCAACCTGGCGTCGGGGTTGTACTTCCTGTCCGGGGTGATGGTGTTTGGGCTGGTGCTGACCGGTGTGGTTTATCGGTTGCTGGAGCGCAAACATGTATTGCCGGCCGATCAATTTGCCGCCAGCGCTCGAGGTGCAACGCGCACCTGA
- a CDS encoding aldehyde dehydrogenase (NADP(+)), which translates to MTQILGHNYIGGQRSAAGNLKLQSADASTGEALPHDFYQATPEEVDAAAKAAASAYPAYRSLSAERRAQFLDTIADELDALGDDFVAVVCRETALPAGRIQGERGRTSGQMRLFAKVLRRGDFYGARIDQALPERQPLPRPDLRQYRIGLGPVAVFGASNFPLAFSTAGGDTASALAAGCPVVFKAHSGHMATAELVADAIIRAAEKTAMPAGVFNMIYGGGVGEALVKHPAIQAVGFTGSLKGGRALCDMAAARPQPIPVFAEMSSINPVIVLPQALAARAETVARDLTASVVQGCGQFCTNPGLVIGIRSPQFSAFVQQVAALIADQPAQTMLNAGTLSSYGKGLQKLLAHSGIEHLAGSAQQGNQAQPQLFKADVSLLIDGDEVLQEEVFGPTTVFVEVADQAQLSAALNGLHGQLTATIIGEPADFEQFGELTALLEQKVGRILLNGYPTGVEVCDSMVHGGPYPATSDARGTSVGTLAIDRFLRPVCFQNYPDNLLPEPLKNGNPLRIQRLVDGKPSRDAL; encoded by the coding sequence ATGACCCAGATTCTTGGTCACAACTACATCGGCGGCCAGCGCAGCGCGGCCGGCAACCTTAAACTGCAAAGCGCCGACGCCAGCACTGGCGAGGCCTTGCCCCACGATTTTTATCAAGCCACCCCGGAAGAAGTCGATGCCGCCGCCAAGGCTGCCGCCAGCGCTTACCCGGCCTATCGCAGCCTGAGTGCCGAGCGTCGTGCGCAGTTTCTCGACACCATTGCTGACGAGTTGGATGCACTAGGCGATGATTTCGTTGCCGTGGTCTGCCGCGAAACGGCGTTGCCCGCCGGTCGTATCCAGGGCGAACGCGGTCGCACCAGCGGCCAGATGCGTTTGTTCGCCAAAGTCCTGCGTCGTGGTGATTTCTACGGTGCGCGGATCGATCAGGCCTTGCCTGAACGCCAACCGTTGCCACGCCCGGATTTGCGTCAGTACCGCATCGGCCTCGGCCCGGTTGCCGTGTTTGGCGCGAGCAACTTTCCGTTGGCGTTTTCCACGGCTGGTGGCGATACCGCTTCTGCTCTGGCTGCCGGTTGCCCGGTGGTGTTCAAGGCGCACAGCGGCCACATGGCCACCGCTGAACTCGTCGCCGATGCGATCATTCGCGCCGCAGAAAAAACCGCGATGCCGGCCGGTGTGTTCAACATGATCTACGGCGGCGGGGTCGGCGAAGCGCTGGTCAAGCACCCGGCGATCCAGGCCGTGGGCTTTACCGGTTCGCTCAAGGGCGGTCGTGCCTTGTGTGACATGGCCGCCGCGCGTCCGCAGCCAATTCCGGTGTTCGCCGAGATGTCGAGCATCAACCCGGTGATCGTGTTGCCGCAGGCGTTGGCAGCTCGGGCGGAAACCGTTGCCCGCGACCTGACCGCGTCGGTGGTGCAGGGCTGTGGTCAGTTCTGTACCAATCCAGGGCTGGTAATCGGCATTCGCTCGCCGCAGTTCAGCGCGTTCGTGCAGCAGGTTGCGGCGTTGATCGCTGATCAGCCGGCGCAAACCATGCTCAATGCCGGGACGTTGAGCAGCTATGGCAAAGGCTTGCAGAAGCTGCTGGCGCATTCTGGGATCGAGCATCTGGCGGGCAGCGCGCAGCAGGGTAATCAAGCGCAGCCGCAATTGTTCAAGGCTGATGTCAGCCTGCTGATCGATGGCGATGAAGTGTTGCAGGAAGAAGTGTTTGGCCCGACCACGGTGTTTGTGGAAGTGGCGGATCAGGCGCAACTCAGCGCGGCGTTGAATGGCCTGCACGGGCAACTGACGGCGACGATCATTGGCGAGCCAGCGGACTTCGAACAGTTCGGCGAGCTGACCGCGTTGCTGGAACAGAAGGTCGGGCGAATCTTGCTTAATGGTTATCCGACTGGCGTGGAAGTCTGCGATTCGATGGTCCATGGCGGTCCGTACCCGGCGACTTCCGATGCGCGCGGCACGTCGGTGGGCACCCTGGCCATCGACCGCTTCCTGCGCCCGGTATGCTTCCAGAACTACCCCGACAACCTGCTGCCGGAGCCGCTGAAAAACGGCAACCCGCTGCGGATTCAGCGTTTGGTGGACGGCAAGCCATCGCGTGATGCGCTCTAA
- a CDS encoding lactonase family protein has product MKMRNFWPLLMAGSVGAMGVQAATVDDYQLLVGSYTAGQSQGIYRLNFDSATGQIAAKPLQVVKSENPSWLTISKDQQHLFVVNENGPGQTDPVGKVSSYAINPKTHELSLLSQVQSLGNEPTHSSLSGDGSHLFVSNYSVVEDPGGTLAVLPVGTDGKLKSVVQMSSHPSSRVNPERQASAHVHSTISSPDGKYVFSNDLGADKIFVYRFNPKANPLLPLTPATPASVQLPAGSGPRHLLFSADGKHAWLTMEMSAQVAVFDYQDGTLKQTQMVDLAAGQPTSDKAGAALHASADGKFLYVSNRGTANQLLVFAIDPSTAQLKEVQRRSVEGDHPREFSLDPSGKFLLIANQKSNQIVVVERDAKTGLLGKTVQKLPMDAPSDLKFLVRQ; this is encoded by the coding sequence ATGAAGATGCGTAATTTCTGGCCACTGTTGATGGCCGGCAGTGTCGGCGCCATGGGCGTTCAGGCGGCGACCGTCGACGATTATCAATTGTTGGTCGGCTCCTACACCGCAGGTCAGAGCCAGGGCATTTATCGCCTGAACTTCGACAGCGCTACCGGGCAGATCGCCGCCAAGCCACTGCAAGTGGTCAAGAGCGAAAACCCGTCCTGGCTGACGATCTCCAAAGACCAGCAACACCTGTTCGTGGTCAACGAAAACGGTCCGGGCCAAACCGATCCGGTGGGCAAGGTCAGCAGCTATGCGATCAATCCCAAGACCCATGAGCTGAGCCTGCTCAGTCAGGTCCAGAGCCTGGGCAACGAACCGACCCATTCGAGCCTCAGCGGCGACGGCAGCCACTTGTTCGTCAGCAACTACTCGGTGGTCGAAGATCCGGGTGGCACCCTCGCGGTGTTGCCGGTGGGCACGGACGGCAAGTTAAAGTCCGTGGTGCAGATGAGCAGCCACCCATCGAGCCGGGTCAACCCGGAGCGTCAAGCCTCGGCGCACGTGCATTCGACGATCTCCTCGCCGGATGGCAAATACGTGTTCTCGAACGACCTGGGTGCAGACAAGATCTTTGTCTATCGCTTCAATCCCAAGGCCAACCCGCTGTTGCCATTAACGCCGGCCACCCCGGCCTCGGTGCAATTGCCCGCCGGCAGTGGGCCGCGTCATTTGCTGTTCAGCGCCGACGGCAAACACGCCTGGCTGACCATGGAAATGAGCGCACAGGTCGCGGTGTTCGACTACCAGGACGGCACGCTCAAGCAAACGCAAATGGTCGATCTGGCGGCGGGACAACCCACTTCCGACAAGGCCGGCGCAGCGCTTCACGCTTCGGCTGACGGCAAGTTCCTCTACGTCAGCAATCGTGGCACCGCCAATCAACTGCTGGTATTCGCCATCGACCCGTCCACCGCTCAGCTCAAGGAAGTCCAGCGACGTTCCGTCGAGGGTGATCACCCGCGCGAGTTCAGCCTCGATCCGAGTGGCAAGTTTCTGCTGATCGCCAACCAGAAAAGCAACCAGATTGTCGTGGTCGAGCGCGATGCCAAGACCGGCCTGTTGGGCAAAACCGTGCAGAAATTGCCGATGGATGCCCCGAGTGACCTCAAGTTTCTAGTGCGTCAATAG
- a CDS encoding DUF5629 family protein: protein MTAVTDTLLNALENCDMLEIDGLHAFDFSLDEDDNLHIECMDGRAAKRWAFSMAQIQAATFDPTLQSWLITGDSGEHRLVCMAAIGGHDDEEEEHEDA, encoded by the coding sequence ATGACTGCCGTTACCGACACTTTGCTTAACGCCCTTGAAAACTGCGACATGCTGGAAATCGATGGCTTGCACGCCTTCGATTTCTCTCTCGATGAAGACGACAACCTGCACATCGAATGCATGGACGGCCGTGCGGCCAAGCGTTGGGCGTTCAGCATGGCCCAGATCCAGGCAGCGACTTTCGATCCAACCCTGCAGAGCTGGCTCATTACCGGTGATTCCGGCGAGCACCGGCTGGTGTGCATGGCCGCGATTGGCGGGCATGACGACGAGGAAGAAGAGCATGAAGATGCGTAA
- the araD1 gene encoding AraD1 family protein encodes MRLVQFELINGERRVGVVEGGLVREVQDARTVRDLALAAIEAGVNLEQQVKTLGLGISHDYAELLTHLRILPPLDHPDPAHMLVSGTGLTHLGSASARDKMHQQVGDEAAMTDTMRIFKWGVEGGKPAAGQAGVQPEWFYKGDGSIVVRPGQPFPLPPFAEDAGEEPELSGLYVIGHDGKPYRLGYAVGNEFSDHVMERKNYLYLAHSKLRSCSYGPELRVGELPQHLAGTSRILRDGEVLWQNEFLSGEANMCHSLANLEYHHFKYSQFLRPGDVHIHFFGTATLSFADGIRTQPGDVFEISQAEFGAPLINGIAPVAAAFEPGTVGTL; translated from the coding sequence ATGCGTTTAGTTCAGTTCGAATTGATTAACGGCGAGCGCCGGGTTGGCGTGGTCGAGGGCGGTCTGGTGCGTGAAGTGCAGGACGCGCGCACAGTTCGGGATCTGGCCCTGGCGGCCATCGAGGCCGGCGTCAATCTTGAGCAACAAGTGAAAACCCTCGGTCTGGGCATCAGCCACGATTACGCAGAGTTGCTGACTCACCTGCGCATCCTGCCGCCGCTGGATCACCCGGATCCGGCGCACATGCTGGTCAGTGGCACCGGCCTGACTCACTTGGGCAGCGCTTCGGCTCGGGACAAAATGCACCAGCAAGTCGGCGACGAAGCGGCGATGACCGACACCATGCGCATCTTCAAGTGGGGCGTGGAGGGCGGCAAACCGGCGGCGGGCCAGGCCGGCGTGCAACCGGAATGGTTCTACAAGGGCGACGGCAGTATTGTCGTGCGTCCGGGCCAGCCGTTCCCGCTGCCACCGTTTGCCGAAGACGCCGGGGAAGAGCCGGAGCTCAGCGGACTCTACGTCATCGGCCACGACGGCAAGCCGTATCGCCTCGGTTATGCGGTGGGCAACGAGTTCTCCGATCACGTAATGGAACGCAAGAATTACCTCTATCTCGCCCACTCTAAATTGCGCAGTTGCAGTTATGGCCCGGAACTTCGCGTCGGTGAGCTACCCCAACACTTGGCAGGCACCAGTCGCATCCTGCGTGACGGCGAGGTGCTTTGGCAGAACGAGTTCCTCAGCGGCGAGGCCAACATGTGCCACAGCCTGGCGAACCTCGAGTATCACCATTTCAAGTACAGCCAGTTCCTGCGTCCGGGGGACGTGCACATTCACTTCTTCGGCACCGCGACCCTGTCCTTCGCCGATGGCATCCGCACCCAACCGGGTGATGTGTTCGAAATCAGCCAGGCTGAATTCGGCGCGCCGTTGATCAACGGTATTGCGCCGGTAGCAGCAGCATTCGAACCCGGCACCGTCGGCACCCTTTAA